A part of Bacteroidia bacterium genomic DNA contains:
- a CDS encoding S8 family serine peptidase — protein sequence MNRQWITFFFLLILCGKIFAQPETDYTKTSSLLLEKASQAQEDYIRFSILLTERADMHAMNANFHKQRTPLAERTRRVISTLKTTAANTQGDLLNFLNQSPDVLPGSVESFWITNLIFVTARPGMIATLSQRADVAWLEYDYAIALVEPDSRTELAERGVTESAGGVEPGLLAINAPAMWALGYTGYGRKTLTIDTGADPTHPAIAGHYWGNFVPENLAWLDPVSGSASPFDCDSHGSHVTGTMVGLDPATSDTIGVAPEGVWMASAAICDNSSNDNLAVMQWAIDPDGDSTTIWDMPDAINCSWWAPDVDPNCNSEYVDVLSALEAAGVAVVFAAGNFGPGPSTVTIPQDISTDLVNAFSVGAVNGNVQATPIVGFSSRGPSNCGTEGSLLIKPEVSAPGLNVRSSVLNGTYALFSGTSMASPHVAGAVLLLKQAFPYLSGTDLKLALYYSAIDLGQPGEDNSYGMGLIDVYAAYNYLVTQGNTPASPNASFDVAAKSIINLDTLICGASGVSPLLLVKNEGDSAVTSMDIVYGYASGQRDTFFWTGLIQPGALFLISLPASSLSSGSYTLDVELRNPNGSEDSRFLDNRILQRLTVTPDPEIPPVSADICVNANALLSVSPQAPWTALWYEDSIGGNSFSQGSTYYTPTLSADKVYYVGSGLSGSLGLSDTLSGKGGYDAANTGFMTFDCAAEITLKSVKVYTNNVGIRLFRVTDASGNQIAVKNFQMLSGEQELDLSFTIPAGTGYKLHYSGLWGMYRQTTGATYPYDLNGLVTITGSDGGDSSYAYFFDWNVIFEGTCPRAAVTVNTLPGTMNTAFAATPGSVKLPNQTGDVQFTDLSANAVTWKWDFGDGGTSTDQNPLHTYSLVDTYAVSLEATGADGCADTYIDTVVVEGWNTAIDDIDPSGSQILVYPNPSGGVFNVKFSFDTPTEVEIYVTDIVGRVISTPFKKMVGDEVVQLDISGVSQGIYLLLVKHNGLVFTQRIMTGLH from the coding sequence ATGAACAGACAATGGATTACTTTTTTCTTTTTGCTGATTTTGTGCGGAAAGATCTTTGCGCAACCTGAAACAGACTACACCAAAACGAGTAGTCTGTTACTTGAAAAGGCCAGCCAGGCACAGGAAGACTACATTCGTTTTAGTATCCTGCTTACAGAACGTGCGGATATGCATGCGATGAATGCCAATTTTCACAAGCAGCGCACTCCTTTGGCAGAAAGAACCCGCAGGGTGATTTCCACATTAAAGACAACCGCTGCCAATACGCAGGGAGATTTGCTGAATTTTTTAAATCAGTCTCCCGACGTGCTTCCCGGCTCGGTAGAGAGCTTCTGGATTACCAATCTGATTTTTGTTACCGCCAGGCCCGGAATGATTGCAACATTGAGTCAGCGTGCTGATGTTGCCTGGCTGGAATATGATTATGCAATTGCCTTGGTAGAGCCTGATTCTCGCACAGAACTGGCGGAACGCGGTGTTACCGAATCTGCCGGCGGCGTGGAGCCCGGCCTGTTGGCAATTAATGCTCCTGCCATGTGGGCATTGGGATATACTGGTTATGGCCGGAAAACGCTGACAATTGATACCGGTGCTGACCCTACGCATCCTGCGATCGCAGGCCATTATTGGGGAAATTTTGTTCCGGAAAATCTCGCCTGGCTTGATCCGGTTTCCGGCTCAGCAAGTCCTTTTGACTGCGATTCACACGGTTCCCATGTGACAGGAACGATGGTCGGACTCGACCCTGCGACAAGCGACACGATTGGTGTGGCACCTGAAGGCGTCTGGATGGCGTCTGCTGCCATTTGCGACAATAGTAGCAACGACAACCTGGCGGTGATGCAATGGGCGATCGATCCGGATGGAGACTCTACGACTATTTGGGATATGCCCGATGCGATCAATTGTTCGTGGTGGGCACCCGATGTGGACCCTAACTGTAACAGTGAATATGTGGATGTGCTCAGCGCGCTTGAGGCTGCCGGAGTAGCCGTAGTATTTGCTGCGGGTAATTTTGGCCCTGGCCCATCGACGGTAACGATTCCCCAGGATATCAGCACGGATCTTGTAAATGCATTTTCTGTGGGTGCGGTGAACGGCAATGTACAGGCAACTCCGATTGTGGGCTTTTCTTCCAGAGGGCCCTCAAATTGCGGTACAGAAGGATCGTTGTTGATAAAACCTGAAGTTTCCGCTCCCGGGCTAAATGTCCGGTCAAGTGTACTAAATGGGACGTATGCATTATTTTCAGGAACTTCTATGGCATCCCCACATGTGGCAGGGGCAGTTTTGCTGTTGAAACAAGCGTTTCCCTACCTGAGTGGTACTGATCTCAAACTTGCTTTGTACTATAGTGCGATTGACCTGGGGCAACCAGGTGAAGACAATAGCTATGGGATGGGTCTTATTGATGTATATGCTGCGTATAATTATCTGGTTACACAGGGAAATACACCCGCGTCGCCTAATGCAAGTTTTGATGTAGCGGCAAAATCAATTATCAACCTCGATACATTAATATGCGGGGCCTCAGGAGTTTCCCCGCTTCTATTGGTGAAAAACGAGGGTGATTCGGCTGTAACAAGTATGGATATCGTTTACGGATATGCTTCCGGTCAGCGGGATACTTTTTTCTGGACCGGACTTATCCAGCCCGGTGCTCTGTTTCTGATAAGTTTGCCTGCTTCCAGCCTTTCTTCCGGCAGTTATACCCTTGATGTCGAGCTGCGAAACCCCAATGGAAGCGAAGATAGTCGTTTTCTTGATAACCGGATTTTACAGCGATTAACCGTGACACCTGACCCTGAAATTCCACCCGTCTCGGCCGATATCTGTGTCAATGCCAACGCGTTGCTTTCAGTTTCACCTCAGGCACCATGGACAGCATTGTGGTATGAGGATAGTATCGGCGGGAACTCGTTTTCTCAGGGTAGTACCTATTACACGCCTACGCTTAGTGCGGATAAAGTATATTATGTAGGGAGTGGGCTCAGCGGATCGCTGGGGTTGTCAGATACGCTTTCAGGTAAAGGCGGTTATGACGCTGCAAATACAGGCTTTATGACCTTTGACTGCGCGGCAGAAATCACTTTGAAATCAGTGAAAGTTTATACCAATAACGTAGGGATTCGGCTATTTCGGGTAACAGATGCATCGGGAAATCAGATCGCAGTAAAAAACTTCCAGATGCTCAGTGGAGAGCAGGAACTGGATCTTTCTTTTACAATTCCTGCCGGTACGGGTTATAAGCTGCATTATTCGGGTCTTTGGGGAATGTACCGTCAGACAACAGGTGCTACGTATCCGTATGATCTGAATGGCCTGGTTACGATTACCGGTTCAGACGGGGGGGACTCTTCGTATGCTTATTTCTTTGATTGGAATGTGATTTTCGAAGGGACATGCCCCAGGGCTGCGGTTACCGTGAACACCTTGCCCGGTACGATGAATACTGCATTTGCAGCTACTCCGGGTTCGGTCAAACTTCCCAACCAGACCGGCGATGTTCAGTTTACAGATTTGAGCGCCAATGCCGTCACCTGGAAATGGGACTTTGGCGATGGCGGAACCAGTACCGACCAGAATCCGCTTCATACGTACTCACTGGTTGATACCTATGCAGTAAGCCTTGAAGCGACAGGTGCAGACGGGTGTGCAGATACCTATATCGATACCGTTGTGGTAGAAGGCTGGAATACAGCAATCGATGATATTGATCCGTCGGGTTCACAGATATTGGTTTATCCAAACCCATCTGGTGGAGTATTTAATGTGAAATTTAGTTTTGATACGCCTACAGAAGTTGAAATATATGTAACTGATATTGTCGGACGGGTGATCTCAACTCCATTCAAAAAAATGGTTGGCGATGAGGTGGTGCAACTCGATATTTCGGGAGTAAGTCAGGGTATATACTTGCTTCTGGTAAAACATAACGGTCTTGTATTCACCCAAAGAATAATGACAGGTTTGCACTAA
- a CDS encoding DUF1972 domain-containing protein: MQPFVKISIIDAEYGGVESNGYRLLVTSLISKEKENCQFVVIKDRVSGKRKKSFSSYPNAKTVAFPVTNKGLAGRLAFSFLAICYSIISADVVILLGVSCGIFLPFARLFSRLKIIVNIDNTRWNQQEKGTPKQTMWKTVERLAVKFSHRIVCSNQQLRNYVKDEYNAESSVIGYGGDATVQDDGSIINNAPKIPDFPLGKKFVLCRTYISPFSGVESILETFARYPRYGIVMMGNWADSVYGLNIYKQYHRYENIRFVEYSPETFTMFLSQAEIFLYNFDGGGTHISLLQAMYQAVPVIALESPINRDITQNKAFYFSHSADLIYILHSANASMLKSSATFLAKIAHETHLWSNTVAQYFTLVESLLSPDAAIKAPKKVISGVQTLSADETKGQ; encoded by the coding sequence ATGCAGCCATTTGTGAAAATAAGCATAATTGATGCAGAATACGGAGGCGTTGAGTCAAATGGGTATAGGCTATTGGTAACATCCCTTATTTCAAAAGAGAAAGAAAATTGTCAGTTTGTTGTAATAAAGGATAGGGTTTCCGGTAAGCGGAAAAAATCTTTCAGTAGTTATCCAAATGCAAAGACGGTAGCTTTTCCTGTAACAAACAAAGGCCTTGCCGGAAGGTTGGCGTTTAGTTTTCTGGCGATTTGCTATTCAATAATATCCGCTGATGTTGTAATTCTGCTCGGCGTCAGCTGTGGTATTTTCCTTCCATTTGCGCGCTTATTTTCCAGATTGAAGATAATTGTGAATATAGACAATACGCGCTGGAACCAGCAGGAAAAAGGAACACCAAAACAAACGATGTGGAAAACCGTGGAGCGCCTCGCTGTAAAATTTTCTCACCGAATTGTTTGCAGTAACCAGCAGTTGCGGAATTATGTAAAAGATGAGTATAATGCTGAAAGTAGCGTAATCGGATACGGGGGAGATGCTACTGTACAGGATGATGGTTCTATTATCAATAACGCCCCTAAGATTCCTGATTTCCCTTTGGGGAAAAAATTTGTTTTATGCCGCACCTATATTTCACCTTTCAGCGGCGTAGAGTCTATTCTTGAAACTTTTGCGCGTTACCCCAGGTATGGAATTGTGATGATGGGAAACTGGGCGGATAGTGTTTACGGATTGAATATTTACAAGCAATATCATCGGTACGAGAATATCCGTTTTGTAGAGTATTCACCGGAAACTTTCACCATGTTTTTGTCCCAGGCGGAAATCTTTTTGTATAATTTTGATGGTGGTGGGACACATATATCGTTGCTTCAAGCCATGTATCAGGCGGTGCCGGTAATTGCCCTTGAGTCGCCGATTAACAGAGATATAACCCAAAACAAGGCTTTTTATTTCTCCCATTCGGCAGATCTTATCTATATTCTTCATTCTGCCAATGCTTCTATGTTGAAGAGTTCGGCTACATTTCTGGCCAAGATTGCCCATGAGACCCATCTTTGGTCAAATACGGTAGCCCAATATTTCACTCTGGTTGAAAGCTTACTTTCACCAGATGCAGCCATAAAGGCTCCGAAGAAAGTTATTTCCGGTGTACAGACTCTTTCTGCGGATGAAACGAAAGGTCAGTAA
- a CDS encoding UbiA prenyltransferase family protein has product MVKDYFLLLRTHQYTKNLMLFLPAFFGLRIADPSVIFATVAGFFGFSMIASGVYILNDYRDRKEDAQHPIKKDRPLASGKVSVGVAFTLMGLLIAAGLGIFAWLDKYALYLVTAYVFLNVLYTFRLKHIPIIDISIIALGFVIRVAVGALVAQPHIPLSMWLILMMFLGALFLALAKRRDDVLLASDGMKVRKSIDGYNLEFINSAMVVMASVLIVAYISYTISPEIQEKFDNHYLYITVFFVILGVLRYMQITFVEERSGSPAKVLMGDFFIQAIIVCWIIAFAILIY; this is encoded by the coding sequence ATGGTGAAGGATTATTTTTTATTGCTTCGTACACATCAGTACACCAAAAACCTGATGTTGTTTTTGCCAGCTTTTTTCGGGCTGCGAATTGCCGATCCATCTGTGATTTTCGCCACAGTCGCGGGCTTTTTCGGCTTTTCCATGATCGCCAGCGGGGTTTATATTCTGAATGATTACAGGGACAGGAAAGAAGATGCCCAACATCCCATCAAAAAAGACCGCCCGTTGGCCTCCGGCAAGGTCTCTGTAGGCGTAGCTTTTACGCTCATGGGACTATTAATCGCAGCTGGCCTTGGCATTTTTGCATGGCTCGATAAATACGCACTTTACCTCGTCACAGCCTATGTCTTCCTCAATGTGCTTTACACTTTCCGGCTCAAACATATTCCGATCATTGACATCAGCATCATTGCTCTGGGTTTTGTGATACGGGTAGCTGTAGGAGCGCTTGTCGCCCAACCGCATATTCCGCTATCGATGTGGTTGATACTGATGATGTTTCTCGGTGCACTTTTTCTCGCGCTGGCCAAACGAAGAGACGATGTGCTTCTGGCATCCGACGGGATGAAAGTGAGAAAATCTATTGACGGGTATAATCTGGAGTTTATCAACAGCGCCATGGTCGTCATGGCTTCAGTTTTGATCGTTGCCTATATTTCTTATACGATTTCTCCCGAGATTCAGGAAAAATTTGACAATCACTACCTGTATATCACCGTTTTTTTTGTAATCCTTGGCGTGCTGCGCTATATGCAGATTACTTTTGTAGAAGAAAGAAGCGGCAGCCCTGCCAAAGTATTGATGGGGGATTTTTTTATACAGGCAATCATTGTCTGCTGGATTATCGCTTTTGCGATTTTGATTTACTGA
- a CDS encoding head GIN domain-containing protein: MNTLRKIAFATIVGLGLVTSSCQLDDVCTKGSGPTVIDTLAISPFTGINLTLAGDVYISKGPVQSVEIHGQENLIEKLKTDVEGGVWKIDFQGCIINHEDFEIHITLPELDFVKISGSGNIISEDTFTTTLMGVKINGSGDITLAVDAGQMDSEINGSGNLFLSGIADTHTTKILGSGNIRAFDLNTDETTVNISGSGDAQVMASQQLEVKIGGSGDVYYKGSPQLNVKINGSGSVKDSN, translated from the coding sequence ATGAATACTTTAAGAAAAATCGCTTTCGCAACAATCGTTGGACTCGGTCTTGTTACCAGTAGCTGTCAGTTGGATGATGTCTGTACAAAAGGCTCAGGCCCTACAGTAATTGATACACTCGCTATTTCTCCTTTTACAGGTATCAACCTGACCCTCGCTGGTGATGTCTATATTTCGAAAGGCCCGGTTCAATCCGTAGAAATTCATGGCCAGGAAAACCTGATTGAAAAACTCAAAACCGATGTTGAAGGAGGTGTGTGGAAAATTGATTTTCAGGGTTGTATCATTAATCATGAAGATTTTGAGATTCATATTACACTTCCTGAACTCGACTTTGTAAAAATCTCAGGTTCCGGCAATATCATCAGTGAAGATACTTTTACAACAACCCTGATGGGGGTGAAAATCAACGGTTCCGGCGATATTACCCTCGCTGTGGATGCTGGTCAGATGGACAGTGAAATCAATGGTTCCGGTAACCTTTTCCTCTCAGGCATAGCAGACACACATACGACAAAAATCCTTGGCTCCGGCAATATCCGTGCATTTGACCTGAATACAGATGAAACAACCGTCAATATCAGTGGATCTGGTGACGCTCAGGTTATGGCCAGCCAGCAATTGGAGGTAAAAATAGGCGGCAGCGGGGATGTGTATTACAAAGGCTCACCACAGCTCAATGTAAAAATCAACGGCTCCGGTTCTGTCAAGGATTCAAACTAA
- a CDS encoding S8 family serine peptidase, translating into MKGRLLYTFLIGLLQLNVVQGFSPDSAKIDFYLLRKMGENPNSYIKVYVYLEDQVDIAGLEQNFQKQHSPNAVRGREVVTRLKAKAVATQPPILSWLKTRGDLLPGSLRPLWIANVIFFSARASLISEITHRQDVAWVGFDTPTAPDDTYGEQSAAISPDGHEPGLSAIHAPALWAMGYTGYGRSALSIDTGVDHTHPALAQRFRGNYVPINQAWFEDSTGNNYPFVCLNDFGVRQDHGTHTTGIMVGLDPDAKDTIGVAPEGLWMGAASICDVYSSDNLAAFQWALDPDGDPATTSDMPDVINNSWRTVDVGDACKHLAYKQSLLALEAAGIAVVFSAGNEGPAAGSIAPPKGINVSLVNTFAVGAVNSNLPELPIQGFSSRGPSPCPGQGSLAIKPEVVAPGFQVRSSVLNGKYGIKSGTSMSAPHASGAILLLKEAFPYLTGEAIKLALYFTATDLGATGEDNAYGMGMIDVLAAYNYLIAEGHIPVIPSKENDVAIVEIENLPAVNCESRISPIVHWKNVGENAVNSVILEYTFSDGTSGAIMLTDSLAEDSGSFAILPQQTFSPGVYTLDILLRNPNGENDYRYLDNHKTVLFSIAPPLPQVVGDTVCELSEGMLTAISAFQGANIRWYDDSVGGNWVGEGTSFITPSIDTTTTYFAAAEWPLDTDLQCARVPVIATVVPGQMTAVFAVGSGKLVWPDSSEAEFTDVSVGSIAWRWDFGDGGFSEIPNPFHTYTAVGAYRVIFSAKGSDGCADAFADTVVVGERSVSTPIERLSGQFFQSIKIYPNPTSGIVYIHSFFTQPQNIALRIFDLQGKEILATNRQAKEGEVLTVDLTGFLPGIYLLTCQTSEGTISRKLIITP; encoded by the coding sequence TACCTTCTTCGCAAAATGGGGGAAAATCCCAATTCTTATATCAAAGTATATGTTTACCTCGAAGACCAGGTAGATATTGCCGGGCTGGAGCAAAATTTCCAAAAACAACATTCCCCGAACGCCGTCAGGGGAAGAGAAGTAGTCACCCGCCTGAAGGCAAAAGCCGTAGCAACCCAACCACCCATTTTAAGCTGGCTGAAAACCAGGGGCGACCTGTTACCCGGCTCCCTGCGTCCATTATGGATCGCCAATGTCATTTTTTTTTCCGCCCGGGCTTCATTGATTTCAGAAATTACGCACCGTCAGGATGTGGCATGGGTTGGTTTTGACACCCCGACTGCACCTGATGATACTTATGGGGAACAATCCGCTGCGATTTCCCCGGATGGACATGAACCCGGACTATCTGCAATCCACGCACCGGCCTTATGGGCAATGGGTTATACCGGATATGGGCGGTCGGCACTTAGTATAGATACGGGCGTGGATCATACCCACCCTGCGCTTGCGCAGCGGTTCAGAGGAAATTATGTGCCCATAAACCAGGCATGGTTTGAAGATAGTACAGGAAATAATTACCCGTTTGTCTGTCTCAATGACTTTGGTGTGAGGCAGGATCACGGAACCCATACAACGGGGATTATGGTCGGACTCGATCCTGATGCAAAAGACACAATCGGCGTGGCGCCCGAAGGACTGTGGATGGGCGCTGCTTCCATTTGCGATGTTTACAGCAGTGATAACCTCGCAGCATTTCAATGGGCCCTGGATCCCGATGGCGATCCTGCTACTACCTCCGACATGCCCGATGTGATCAACAATTCGTGGCGAACGGTAGATGTAGGCGATGCCTGTAAGCACCTGGCATACAAACAAAGCCTCCTGGCTTTGGAAGCGGCAGGAATTGCCGTTGTGTTTTCCGCCGGAAATGAAGGCCCTGCCGCCGGATCGATTGCTCCGCCCAAAGGCATTAATGTCAGTTTGGTAAATACTTTCGCCGTAGGAGCTGTAAATAGCAATCTGCCCGAACTCCCTATCCAGGGATTTTCCAGCCGGGGGCCTTCTCCCTGCCCGGGGCAGGGATCACTGGCTATTAAACCCGAAGTGGTTGCGCCAGGTTTTCAGGTCAGATCAAGTGTGCTGAACGGAAAATATGGGATCAAGTCAGGCACTTCCATGTCTGCGCCGCATGCGTCGGGTGCAATCCTCTTATTGAAAGAGGCTTTTCCCTACCTGACAGGTGAGGCGATCAAACTGGCGTTGTATTTTACTGCCACTGACCTCGGCGCGACCGGCGAGGACAATGCCTATGGAATGGGCATGATAGATGTGCTGGCCGCATATAACTACCTCATTGCCGAAGGCCATATTCCCGTCATTCCCTCAAAGGAAAATGATGTGGCCATCGTCGAAATAGAAAACCTTCCGGCAGTCAATTGCGAGAGCCGGATTTCTCCCATCGTACATTGGAAAAATGTGGGGGAAAATGCTGTCAATTCTGTGATTCTGGAGTACACATTCAGCGACGGTACTTCCGGGGCGATCATGCTGACAGACAGCCTGGCAGAGGATAGTGGTTCATTTGCCATTCTTCCCCAACAAACCTTTTCACCCGGCGTTTACACCCTCGATATTTTGCTTCGAAATCCCAACGGTGAAAATGATTACCGGTATCTGGATAATCATAAAACAGTCCTTTTTTCCATTGCTCCTCCTTTGCCTCAGGTTGTCGGAGATACCGTCTGTGAGTTATCCGAAGGTATGCTGACCGCCATTTCTGCTTTTCAAGGAGCGAATATCCGCTGGTACGATGATTCTGTAGGAGGAAATTGGGTAGGGGAGGGAACGAGTTTTATTACACCGTCGATCGACACAACCACAACGTATTTTGCAGCAGCAGAATGGCCTTTAGATACAGACTTGCAGTGTGCACGAGTGCCTGTGATTGCAACGGTTGTACCCGGACAAATGACCGCAGTATTCGCAGTCGGGAGTGGGAAACTGGTGTGGCCTGATTCTTCGGAGGCCGAATTTACAGATGTAAGTGTGGGTTCGATTGCCTGGCGCTGGGATTTTGGAGATGGCGGTTTTAGTGAAATCCCCAACCCATTTCACACATACACCGCGGTTGGTGCATACCGTGTGATTTTTTCAGCTAAAGGAAGCGATGGTTGTGCAGATGCATTTGCCGATACCGTAGTGGTAGGAGAAAGAAGTGTTTCAACTCCCATCGAAAGACTCTCCGGGCAATTTTTTCAATCGATCAAAATTTACCCCAATCCCACCAGTGGGATCGTGTATATACATTCATTTTTCACGCAGCCGCAAAATATTGCGCTTCGCATATTCGACTTGCAGGGAAAGGAAATCCTGGCTACCAACCGGCAGGCGAAAGAAGGAGAAGTCCTGACAGTGGATCTTACCGGTTTTCTCCCGGGCATTTATTTACTGACTTGTCAGACTTCCGAAGGAACAATTAGTAGAAAACTCATTATTACCCCATAA
- the rfaE2 gene encoding D-glycero-beta-D-manno-heptose 1-phosphate adenylyltransferase: MYHSSQKIQTKAKALQRIASWRVFGHRIVFSNGCFDLIHPGHIAYLEAARQLGDRLVLGLNADISVKKLKGENRPVYNEQARAKILAAMEFVDMVVIFEEETPLALIRQVSPDILVKGGDYAVEEIVGYEWVKKTGGEVCTIPLLKDYSTTSTIEKLRDN, from the coding sequence ATGTACCATTCCAGCCAAAAAATTCAAACTAAAGCGAAGGCCCTTCAGCGAATAGCCTCATGGAGAGTCTTTGGGCACAGGATTGTGTTTTCCAATGGATGTTTTGATCTTATCCATCCCGGACATATCGCGTATCTGGAGGCCGCCCGGCAGTTGGGAGACCGGCTGGTCCTGGGCTTAAATGCAGATATTTCGGTGAAAAAACTGAAGGGAGAAAACCGTCCCGTTTACAATGAGCAGGCCCGGGCAAAGATACTGGCTGCGATGGAGTTTGTGGATATGGTGGTGATCTTCGAAGAAGAAACGCCATTGGCGCTTATCCGTCAGGTGTCACCGGACATTCTGGTAAAAGGAGGTGATTATGCGGTGGAGGAAATTGTGGGCTACGAATGGGTAAAAAAAACAGGAGGGGAAGTGTGTACCATTCCCCTCCTGAAAGATTATTCTACTACCTCAACAATAGAAAAGTTGAGGGATAATTAG
- a CDS encoding alpha/beta fold hydrolase — translation MPIQEDKKNIDTASWSEIVFSLKEAEISAKVKGTGEKVLICFHGYLQNKYLFDQVVESIPAGWQVVSVDLPFFGGSRWLSKDPISPGFFSNLMQAIETLCQGKEWYFMGFSMGGKIAMAMQLYATPKATSVILIAPDGIRSNPWYRLISSDLVGNTLLKIISAYPQPFLQFTAFLHKKKLIDKLSYRVFRANFGTKATRDWFRTFLKVYGGIRIHLNDLKALQTSHPAGWYLIWGRRDQVISPAAGKIFSKKIPQAQIIIPEGGHMIIEDDPFAIRQLLDEILFSLNP, via the coding sequence ATGCCTATTCAAGAGGACAAAAAAAATATAGATACCGCCTCCTGGTCAGAAATTGTTTTTTCCTTGAAAGAGGCCGAAATATCAGCGAAAGTAAAGGGTACTGGTGAAAAAGTGCTGATCTGTTTCCATGGATACCTTCAAAACAAATATCTTTTTGATCAGGTGGTGGAATCCATTCCGGCAGGTTGGCAGGTCGTTTCTGTGGATCTTCCTTTTTTTGGTGGTTCCCGCTGGCTGTCAAAAGATCCGATATCGCCTGGTTTTTTTTCCAACCTGATGCAAGCGATCGAAACATTGTGTCAGGGCAAAGAGTGGTATTTTATGGGGTTTAGCATGGGAGGAAAAATCGCAATGGCGATGCAATTATACGCTACCCCAAAAGCTACTTCCGTGATTCTGATTGCCCCTGATGGCATCCGGTCGAATCCGTGGTATCGGCTGATTTCTTCCGATCTTGTAGGAAATACTTTGCTAAAAATCATTTCCGCATATCCCCAGCCCTTTCTTCAGTTTACTGCATTTTTGCATAAAAAAAAGCTGATAGACAAACTCAGCTATCGGGTTTTCAGGGCAAATTTTGGGACAAAAGCGACCAGAGACTGGTTTCGGACATTTCTGAAGGTATATGGAGGAATCAGGATTCACCTAAATGATCTGAAAGCCCTGCAAACCAGCCATCCGGCCGGGTGGTATCTGATATGGGGCCGGAGAGATCAGGTGATATCTCCGGCAGCGGGAAAAATATTTTCAAAGAAAATCCCTCAGGCACAAATCATTATACCTGAGGGAGGACATATGATCATCGAAGATGATCCCTTTGCGATAAGACAACTACTGGACGAAATTTTATTTAGTTTGAATCCTTGA
- the pdhA gene encoding pyruvate dehydrogenase (acetyl-transferring) E1 component subunit alpha yields the protein MAGTKTKKTIKKQSYSKELLLEWFEQMLLIRKFEEKASQLYMQQKFRGFCHLYIGQEAVAIGMESAIRPDDYIITAYRDHGGALARGVSPNACMAELYGKATGCSKGKGGSMHFFSKEHNFLGGHGIVGGQIPLGAGIAFGIKYKEEDKICICMMGDGATRQGSFHEAFNLAMLWKLPVIFVIENNNYAMGTSVERTSNVTELYTLGESYDMPSKPVDGMDVMTVYEEMKSAAEYVRAGNGPMLIEMKTYRYKGHSMSDPAKYRTREELDAYRDKDPIANLKIYLHENKVAANEELSAIDERIHAIVEECVTFAEESPYPTPDALYEDIYVGDYPYIMD from the coding sequence ATGGCAGGTACTAAGACAAAAAAAACTATTAAGAAACAATCATACAGCAAAGAATTACTGCTGGAGTGGTTTGAGCAAATGTTGCTGATACGCAAATTCGAAGAAAAAGCGAGTCAGCTATACATGCAGCAAAAATTTCGTGGCTTTTGCCACTTATATATTGGCCAGGAAGCAGTAGCTATCGGTATGGAGTCGGCTATACGGCCAGACGACTATATCATCACTGCCTATCGGGACCATGGCGGTGCGCTTGCACGAGGCGTATCTCCAAACGCTTGTATGGCAGAGCTTTATGGAAAAGCCACCGGCTGCTCCAAAGGTAAAGGCGGTTCCATGCACTTCTTCTCCAAAGAGCATAATTTCCTCGGCGGACACGGTATTGTAGGCGGGCAGATTCCGCTGGGTGCGGGTATCGCTTTTGGAATTAAATACAAAGAAGAGGACAAAATCTGCATCTGTATGATGGGTGATGGTGCTACCCGTCAAGGTTCCTTCCACGAAGCATTTAACCTCGCGATGCTGTGGAAACTTCCCGTGATTTTTGTTATCGAAAACAATAATTACGCGATGGGAACTTCCGTAGAAAGAACCTCCAACGTAACGGAGCTCTACACACTCGGCGAATCCTACGATATGCCCTCCAAACCTGTCGACGGTATGGATGTCATGACCGTATATGAAGAAATGAAGTCCGCAGCGGAATATGTCAGAGCGGGTAATGGCCCCATGCTGATAGAAATGAAAACCTACCGCTACAAAGGCCACTCCATGTCTGACCCGGCAAAATACCGGACACGTGAAGAACTGGATGCATACCGGGACAAAGACCCGATTGCCAACCTGAAAATTTATCTTCACGAAAATAAAGTAGCGGCAAATGAGGAGTTAAGTGCGATTGACGAACGCATCCATGCAATCGTGGAAGAATGTGTCACCTTCGCAGAAGAATCACCCTACCCTACCCCCGACGCGCTGTACGAGGATATTTATGTAGGTGATTATCCTTATATCATGGACTAA